From a single Couchioplanes caeruleus genomic region:
- a CDS encoding MGMT family protein gives MTPQEYVEEVLRLVESIPEGRVMSYGAVADALADHSGRNSARQVGTIMARHGGGVPWHRVVTSAGRMPPGHEQEARQRLLSEGVPLKGDHVDMARASWMP, from the coding sequence GTGACACCCCAGGAGTACGTGGAAGAGGTTCTCCGGCTCGTGGAGAGCATCCCCGAGGGCCGGGTCATGTCCTACGGGGCGGTGGCCGACGCGCTCGCCGACCACTCGGGGCGCAACTCGGCCCGGCAGGTCGGCACGATCATGGCCCGGCACGGCGGCGGCGTGCCGTGGCACCGGGTGGTCACGAGCGCGGGGCGGATGCCGCCGGGGCACGAGCAGGAGGCGCGGCAGCGGCTGCTCAGTGAGGGCGTACCGCTGAAGGGTGACCATGTCGACATGGCCCGCGCTAGCTGGATGCCCTGA
- the proB gene encoding glutamate 5-kinase translates to MREEVTGARRIVVKVGSSSLTTAAGGIDEQRVDALVDVLGRLATQGREVVLVSSGAIAAGLAPLNLRRRPRDLATQQAAASVGQGLLIGRYAAGFARHGLTVGQVLLTVDDVTRRAHYRNAYRTLRKLLDLGALPIVNENDTVATEEIRFGDNDRLAALVAALVHADLLVLLSDVDALYTGDPSAPSSRRITTVRDDADLDGIAIGSAGKAGVGTGGMVTKVEAARIATGFGIPVVLTAAPLAGPALDGDEAGTLFHAAARRPTARLFWLAHATSPRGRLHLDPGAVAAVVARRKSLLPAGITAVDGSFAAGDPVDLVDAGSGAPVARGLVNYDAVELPALLGRSTGELAAALGPGYEREVVHRDDLVLL, encoded by the coding sequence GTGCGTGAAGAGGTGACCGGCGCGCGCCGGATCGTGGTCAAGGTGGGGTCGTCCTCGCTGACCACGGCCGCCGGCGGCATCGACGAGCAGCGCGTCGACGCCCTCGTCGACGTGCTCGGCCGGCTGGCCACCCAGGGCCGCGAGGTGGTCCTGGTCTCCAGCGGCGCGATCGCCGCCGGGCTCGCCCCGCTCAACCTGCGCCGCCGGCCCCGCGACCTGGCTACCCAGCAGGCGGCGGCCTCGGTGGGCCAGGGCCTGCTGATCGGACGGTACGCGGCCGGCTTCGCCCGGCACGGGCTGACCGTGGGACAGGTGCTGCTCACCGTCGACGACGTGACCCGGCGGGCGCACTACCGCAACGCGTACCGGACCCTGCGCAAGCTGCTCGACCTGGGCGCCCTGCCGATCGTCAACGAGAACGACACGGTCGCCACCGAGGAGATCCGGTTCGGCGACAACGACCGGCTCGCCGCGCTCGTCGCCGCGCTGGTCCACGCCGACCTGCTCGTGCTGCTCTCCGACGTGGACGCGCTGTACACCGGCGATCCGTCCGCGCCGTCGTCGCGGCGCATCACGACCGTGCGCGACGACGCCGACCTGGACGGGATCGCCATCGGGTCCGCGGGGAAGGCGGGGGTCGGCACGGGCGGCATGGTCACGAAGGTGGAAGCCGCGCGCATCGCCACCGGCTTCGGCATCCCCGTCGTGCTGACCGCCGCGCCGCTGGCCGGGCCCGCGCTCGACGGCGACGAGGCCGGCACTCTGTTCCACGCCGCCGCCCGGCGCCCCACCGCCCGGTTGTTCTGGCTCGCGCACGCCACCTCCCCGCGTGGGCGGCTGCACCTCGACCCGGGCGCGGTCGCCGCGGTCGTGGCCCGGCGCAAGTCGCTGCTGCCGGCCGGCATCACCGCGGTGGACGGCTCGTTCGCGGCAGGGGACCCGGTCGACCTGGTCGACGCCGGCTCCGGCGCTCCGGTGGCTCGCGGGCTGGTCAACTACGACGCGGTGGAGCTCCCGGCCCTGCTCGGCCGGTCCACCGGCGAGCTGGCCGCGGCGCTCGGGCCAGGATATGAACGAGAGGTTGTCCACCGTGACGACCTGGTGCTTCTCTGA